One Meles meles chromosome 13, mMelMel3.1 paternal haplotype, whole genome shotgun sequence DNA segment encodes these proteins:
- the LOC123955710 gene encoding NADH dehydrogenase [ubiquinone] 1 alpha subcomplex subunit 1-like encodes MWFEILPGIGVMAPSLVIPGIATAHIHRFTNGGKDKRVAYYPYQWSLMQRDRRISGVDCYYVTKPKGLEDID; translated from the coding sequence ATGTGGTTCGAGATCCTGCCCGGGATCGGAGTCATGGCCCCGTCCTTGGTCATCCCTGGCATAGCCACAGCGCACATCCACAGGTTCACCAACGGGGGCAAGGACAAAAGGGTTGCCTATTATCCCTATCAGTGGAGTTTGATGCAAAGAGATAGGCGCATCTCTGGAGTTGATTGTTACTATGTAACAAAACCAAAGGGTTTGGAGGATATTGATTAA